A genomic window from Pirellulaceae bacterium includes:
- a CDS encoding oligosaccharide flippase family protein produces MVHTKNNPFTTLTNATYGFLPTLSRDLGSRRLGLRKNFIWTALGNLSAGGTQVLILCLIAQNISKDAVGQYALALAIINPLLAFLSLQLRSMLASQSDQECDVQICISLRLATNAIAALIVLAIIFSGKTESLASIVLALTVLKLFVAISDVFYGQMQRRERMDFIAKSQLVSGFLQIASFAAVSYLTGSLLVACCAMAVAPMLTLWLYDLPVSRALEVGHGVGVSGSLLPRWDFATMTHLAWVTLPLGLVTGVVALTASIPRYYLGHYWEIGAVGVFAALACPGLVLQQSMLSLSQAALPRFGHCFVNADGAGCRRLLWRVLIVNAVFGVLGVLAGLLIGRQILQLLYTEEFAQYDQPLVWMMVSFALNCMGSIGSVLMAAKRFRTQFVISLITLVTTVGLGVMLIPRYGLTGAALTLVVVSSIRLAVIFLAVSFVIREMELPDNDTVNRGVRESSPGHPQAASRPHRIQWQK; encoded by the coding sequence ATGGTTCACACGAAAAACAATCCTTTTACGACCCTTACGAACGCGACTTACGGGTTCTTGCCGACTCTGTCGCGAGATCTGGGCTCGCGGCGTCTTGGGCTGAGGAAAAACTTTATCTGGACCGCGCTGGGGAATCTCTCGGCGGGAGGAACCCAGGTACTCATTCTATGTTTGATTGCCCAAAATATTTCGAAGGATGCGGTGGGGCAATATGCCTTGGCATTGGCGATTATTAACCCGTTGTTAGCATTTTTGAGTTTGCAATTGCGTTCGATGCTAGCCAGTCAGTCGGATCAGGAATGCGATGTTCAGATTTGCATTTCGCTACGACTGGCTACCAATGCGATCGCCGCTTTGATTGTTTTGGCAATTATCTTCTCGGGCAAAACTGAATCACTGGCATCGATCGTACTCGCACTGACCGTGTTGAAACTGTTCGTTGCGATAAGCGATGTCTTTTATGGCCAGATGCAACGCCGGGAACGAATGGACTTCATCGCTAAGAGCCAACTCGTGAGTGGTTTCTTGCAGATTGCGTCTTTTGCTGCTGTAAGCTATCTAACGGGTAGTCTTTTGGTCGCATGTTGTGCAATGGCCGTTGCACCGATGTTGACTCTTTGGCTCTATGATTTACCCGTGTCCCGAGCTCTTGAAGTGGGACACGGCGTTGGAGTATCGGGAAGTCTTTTGCCACGCTGGGATTTCGCGACGATGACACATCTAGCCTGGGTCACTTTACCTTTGGGGTTGGTGACGGGCGTGGTGGCTCTGACCGCGAGTATTCCGCGCTATTACTTGGGACATTATTGGGAGATCGGCGCTGTGGGGGTGTTCGCCGCGCTCGCCTGTCCGGGGTTGGTGCTGCAGCAGTCGATGCTGTCCTTGTCCCAAGCCGCCCTGCCCCGCTTTGGTCATTGTTTCGTCAATGCTGATGGTGCTGGGTGTCGGCGTCTGCTGTGGCGAGTACTGATTGTCAATGCGGTTTTTGGAGTGTTAGGTGTCTTGGCTGGATTGCTGATTGGTCGCCAAATACTCCAACTTTTGTACACCGAAGAGTTCGCACAGTATGATCAACCGCTGGTCTGGATGATGGTTTCTTTCGCTCTCAACTGCATGGGGTCAATCGGTTCGGTTTTGATGGCCGCCAAACGGTTTCGGACCCAATTTGTTATTAGTTTGATCACTCTAGTCACGACAGTGGGTTTGGGGGTGATGTTGATTCCACGATACGGTTTGACAGGAGCGGCCTTGACGTTAGTGGTGGTGTCATCGATTCGCTTGGCGGTGATTTTCTTGGCCGTGTCGTTTGTGATTCGAGAGATGGAATTACCAGATAACGACACGGTAAATCGTGGCGTTAGGGAGTCCAGTCCTGGTCATCCTCAAGCAGCCAGTCGACCACATCGAATCCAATGGCAGAAATGA